ACTGAGCGTTAAACGCTTTCAATCTATGCGTTTATATGAACAGGTTATGCACTATTCAGTGAAATGATTACGGTTACATACTATAATCGGTGTATCAAAAGATTTACAAATGGAGGAAGAGAAATGAAGAATTTTGATTGGAAGAAAAATGGTATCAAAATTGGCTTCGGCGCAATTATGGCTATTGGAATTATTATCATGGGTTTTGCAACATTTGATAATAGTTTCTATGGAATCAATGTCGTTCGTTCGCTAAATATCTTGAAATGGGTCACAACTGGATTGTTAGTCATTGCGCTCGCATATTCGATTTATCGTATTGTGACACTGAAGAAAACACGCAAGGTACTCTACTCGTTGGTCGTGGTATTGTTGGTTGCTTTGGTTGCAGCAAACTTCATCCTACCATCTTATGGTATCGCAGCAAACCGTTTTGTTGGTGTTGGGAATTATGATAAAGAACTTGCCCAACAATACAAAGAAGAAGGGCGTGCACTGACTGAAAAAATTCAAGACGAAGGAATCGTCATGCTTGAGAATAAAAACAACACGTTGCCACTTCAAGCTGAAAAAATTAATGTATTTGGATATGTCTCAAACTCCGTGATTTACGGTGGTACAGGGTCGGGTGGTGGAAAGCCTGACAACAACGTCACACTACGTCAAGGTCTTGAGAATGCGGGATTCCAACTCAATGATGAACTCACAACATTCTATGAGGACCGATTTGTTCCGCGCGAAAAAGTTGATATTCATAAACTCGTCGGAGGTGACTACAACGTTCACGAACCTGCGTTGAGTGAATATACAGATGAAATGATTGCAAACGCAAAAGCACACAGTAATACAGCGGTTGTTATGTTTGGTCGTAATGCTGGAGAAGGTGCTGATATGGCAGCGGATATGGCGAATTACGAAGGTGGAACAGCCGGTGATCACTATCTTAAATTAACTGCAAATGAGAAAGACTTGTTGGGTATGTTGGAAAAAGAGTTTGAGAATGTTGTTGTACTTCTTAATGCTCCAAACCAACTTGAACTTGGCTTCCTTGAAAATGAGGGTGTGGATGCTGCTCTATGGCTTGGCTATCCTGGATCAACAGGTTTCAACGCTGTTGGTAATGTCTTGTCTGGTAAAGTGAATCCTTCAGGACGCCTGGTAGATACATATGCTTATGATTTAAAAACAGCGCCATCATTCTATAATACGGGTGAATTTGAGTATACAAATGCTGACTTAGTATTTGGAAAAGATACATGGCATCATAAATATATTAACTATGCGGAAGGAATCTACATGGGATATATGTTCTATGAAACACGTTTTGTAGATAATGCAACGGGACTGGTTGATGAAGCAGCGTACAATGCTACGGTTCAGTATCCGTTTGGATATGGATTATCCTACTCACAATTTGAACAAAAAATATCAAATTATGCAGTTGCTGACGGTAAAGTTAGCATGGAAGTAACGGTAACAAATACTGGAACTTCAGCAGGGAAAGATGTCGTTCAGTTGTACTATACTGCGCCTTATACACTTGGTGGAATTGAGAAATCGCATGTTGTCTTGGGTGATTTTGGAAAAACAGCAATCCTTGAACCAGGACAAAGTGAAAAAGTAAACGTAACGTTTGATGTCGAAGACATGGCAAGCTATGACTATGGCAAAGAAAAAGCATACGTACTTGAGAGTGGAAACTACGAAATCAAATTAATGAAGAATGCTCACGAAGTGATTGACGCACGCACATATACTGTTGATGCACCCATTGTTTATGGTGAAGGAAACAAACGTGCTTCAGATGATGTCACTGCAATCAACCAATTTGATGATATTCATGGTGATGATGTAGTCTATCTATCCCGAGCAGATTGGGAAGGAACATTCCCGAAAGGAATGGCACAACCTAAAGAAGCATCGGCAGCACTTATCGAAGAACTTAACAGTGAAAACTATGTCGTTGACGAGAATGCTGAACCAATCGTATTTGCAAAAAATGGACTTACATTGAAAGACATGAAGGGTCTTGATTATGATGATCCACAATGGGAAAAACTGTTGGAGCAACTTTCAATCGATGAAATGCGTGAACTTATCACATCCGGTGGATTCCAAACTGCAGCCATCCATTCAATCAAAAAACCAGCAACCATTGATACG
The window above is part of the Erysipelothrix sp. HDW6C genome. Proteins encoded here:
- a CDS encoding glycoside hydrolase family 3 C-terminal domain-containing protein; its protein translation is MKNFDWKKNGIKIGFGAIMAIGIIIMGFATFDNSFYGINVVRSLNILKWVTTGLLVIALAYSIYRIVTLKKTRKVLYSLVVVLLVALVAANFILPSYGIAANRFVGVGNYDKELAQQYKEEGRALTEKIQDEGIVMLENKNNTLPLQAEKINVFGYVSNSVIYGGTGSGGGKPDNNVTLRQGLENAGFQLNDELTTFYEDRFVPREKVDIHKLVGGDYNVHEPALSEYTDEMIANAKAHSNTAVVMFGRNAGEGADMAADMANYEGGTAGDHYLKLTANEKDLLGMLEKEFENVVVLLNAPNQLELGFLENEGVDAALWLGYPGSTGFNAVGNVLSGKVNPSGRLVDTYAYDLKTAPSFYNTGEFEYTNADLVFGKDTWHHKYINYAEGIYMGYMFYETRFVDNATGLVDEAAYNATVQYPFGYGLSYSQFEQKISNYAVADGKVSMEVTVTNTGTSAGKDVVQLYYTAPYTLGGIEKSHVVLGDFGKTAILEPGQSEKVNVTFDVEDMASYDYGKEKAYVLESGNYEIKLMKNAHEVIDARTYTVDAPIVYGEGNKRASDDVTAINQFDDIHGDDVVYLSRADWEGTFPKGMAQPKEASAALIEELNSENYVVDENAEPIVFAKNGLTLKDMKGLDYDDPQWEKLLEQLSIDEMRELITSGGFQTAAIHSIKKPATIDTDGPTGVNDIFAGLAGNQYTSEVTLASTWNRDLAYDMGVAVANEAISMHMTGLYMPGVNLHRSTLGGRNFEYYSEDPFISGIMGGSTAQGVADQGAYVYIKHYAMYDMETKRYEYPTGAVVWANEQTMREVYLKAFEVAIKNYDVTGVMSSYNRLGGTWVGSSQALMQTVLRDEWGFRGVVISDFYKPQYMDVDAGLAGGNDLILYPVVTPLSDDTLKTNWGHQNMRRASHNILYAIGNSGAYENAHRQLPQWMFLFAALDFVGIGLITFGLIKTTNSKKIKKETIK